Part of the Prosthecobacter debontii genome is shown below.
GCCGCTTCACCCGTGCCGCCCTGCGCATCCTTCAGGCGTTGCATCACCTTGTCGCGGTAGGCGGTGGGTAAGCTCTCTGCTGCCAGTTCAATGCGTGCAGCCGCGATCATATCCTTATCCATATCGCCCGATGACTGAAAGCCACCAGCGGCAGCCGAAAGCACAAGGAAGCGCTCTTCATAGTTCACCTTACCTTGCTTGGCCTTGATGCTGTCTTCGATCATTGCACGATGCCATGGCGTTGCCTGCTTGAGGTTGATTCCCAGACCGTCCACAGTGGCGCTCCCGATCTTATCGGCGGGCAGCAGGTCAATCGCGCGCTTGGCCGCGATCACTTCGTCTTGCGCGGCAGCTTCGCGGGCGACGCGCATCTTGGAAAGCTCATTGGCTCGCTGAGCTGGGTTGAGATTGGGAAACTTCCACGGATCCTCAAGGTCAGTAACTCCCTTGGTAGGGTCAGTATCAGCAAGGAACGATACAGCTCGAAGATCCTCACCCACGGCATGCCGATACTGGATATCAGTGAGAGCATTCTTGCGAGCTGCCTCGAACTTGGGCTGTGTGATGTCGGTGGGGACTTGCGCGTTCTGCCAAAGCTTCCTCGCCCCGTTGACATCCTGCATAGCCAGGAGCCTGTCAGACTCGGCTCGAAGCTGCTCAAGCTGCACGGATGTTGCCTGCACCTGCCCATCCATCCGGTGAGCTTCGGCTTCCGGCAGGGCCAGATAACCACCTGAGACAGCCTCGTTTAGTGTGGCATCACCTTCGCCGCGATTGCCTTTGATGTAGGCTGTATTGGCGCGGTTTAGATAGGACTGCTTAGCGAGCCCGAATGTCTGTTTTGTCGCGGCTAAATCCGTGCCGCTGACAAACTGCTTCTGCCACACATCACCGATCAGCTTCAGGTCTGCTTTGGCGGCCTCACTCATCTCCTTCATGCCAAGGTAAGGCTTGAGCGTCTCCTGGGCCCGGCGCTGAGCTTCAGAGGTCCATGATTCCGGAGCATTGGGATTCTGAGCCTGCCAGGCTTTGAAGTCGATGGCGGCCTGATCCATGGCTGATTGAGCCGTGTTGATCAGCCGTTTATCGGTGGCCTCTTGCTTCTTGATAGCCAGCGTCATTCCCAGGCTGCCCGTCTGTGTCAAAGCCCGCCCCACGCTGCCAAGTGCTTCATAAGGTGCAGCCATGGCTTGCGGGTCCATCAGCGGCATCTTGGACGCCTCATTGAAGCGCAACATCGCTTGCTGCACGTTGCGGCTGTCCATGGTCGGTCTGCGCTCCCGATCAAAGATCGTAGCAGGAGCATCCGCCAAGGGAGCTGTGGACGGTGGGAGAATGGGAACGAGGGGCATATTAGCTTGAAGCGACGGTCATTCCTGTCGAGCCAAGGCTGGAAATCAGAGTGCTCGCGGCTTGATAGTTTGCGGCTTGCTTGGCTGCACGGCCTGTTAGGCGGGTAATCTCAGCTCGGCGCATGCCGGAGTTGTATTCAGCTTGTCCAGTGAAGGCAGTAAGCGCGGCCTGTGTCAGTCCTAGATTGCGGTCCATCGTGGCACCCTGCAAAGCCAGTTCACCGCCAAGACGCTCCATATCAGCCTCACTGAATAAAGTCCGGCGCTTCTGCTCATTGGCAAGGTGCTGCTCATCGCGATCCTGTTGGATCTTCGTCGCGGTTTCTGCGAGCAGGTCCAAGGGCGTGCCGCTGGCCTCAAGAACGCCGCTGTCAGCCAAGGCAACTCGCTGTTCGGCCTGCATGGCCGCAAACTCCTGCCGTCGCTTGTCCAAATTCGCCCGGTTGATTGCGTCTTGCTGGAGATTTTGTTGTTCGAGCTGTTCAGCGTTGCGCTTGCGAGCGTTCGCCTCGCTTTGCCTGAGCTTGAAATTCACATCAGCTTCTGCAGCCTGCATCTGCGACTGTGCATTGAGCACATTCAGATTGTTGGCCGCCTGCCGCTCCTGCTCTTTGGCGTTAGCGTTGGCAATGGCTGCTTGAGTCTTACCAGATTGATAAGAGCCGTAGGCGGAGACAGCCGCGCCGACAACGGCAACAATTGCAGAAACAACGAGTGAAGCCATATCAGAGAGTGAGGATCATAGGTTTCCGTTCTGTCAGCATTGGCTTGAACCCCATGCGAACAAGGAAGCGAGCTAGCCCCTGCGGAGCCAAAACCTTGAAAGTGGTGAAAGTCGCCTCCGGTTCGTGGCCCTTCCCGGCGACAGCCACGAGGCAGGAAACCGCATAAATGAGCGCCCGGCGGGCATCCTTCACCGATAAGCCAGGACGTGTCACAGGGAAAGTCAGCTCAGCCACAGACACACCAAAGCTCTCGTAGCACCACAGAGCAGCAGCGGGTTCTCCATTGAGCTTCACTATCACTCCAAGCGGGGGGAGCGATGCCTCATGGAATGCAGACCCTGAATGCATACGCCACCAGTAGGACACCATTTCAAAGTCCTGGCGATCATACATCACAGCTTCAAGGCCCGTCACATCGCAGATGTCAGCGGCCCTAACCCTCTGACTTGGAGGGGCAAGCGCCCGAGGAGAATCCATCATCCCCTCAATGGCAATGTGCGATGTCACCCGCATTCGCTGCCAGTGGGATAGAGCGGACGGTGAAGGAATCGCGCCGCCACAATGCGCCACCAACTCAGAAATCAGAGCATTGTCGGTTAGATCGGCGAACTCCAAGAACATAGCGTTTGGATTTCCTCTCAACAGATCCCGGGTCATGGAGAAGGCCAACATGCAAGACGCCCACCCCTCCTTTAGGCTTTGCTCCAGTTCAGGGGGCGAGGCCGCAATAAGATCTCGTAGCGCGTCTTCACCGTTTCGGGATACCACCACGAACCGCGCATCCGGCCATTGCTCCAGCAGTCGGGCCGTCCAATAGATCAAGGTTGGGTCAGCATCTCCCGGCACCTCGCGATTCTGGGCATAGTCCTCAAATGAGGCAAAGCCACGCATGCCCTCGTGATAACATGGACGACCACACATGCTCAGCACGGTGGAAAGCCATGCGGTGCGGGTGCGGGGGAGTCCAAGGATAAAGAAGGGCTGTTCAGTCTCCATAAAGGTCGAGTTTGAGAAGCATGCTGCCAATGGTTAGCGGCAAGAGTGTGGAGGTTTTCACCAAGGCGTCTGTCCCAGGACGGGCAGAGGATTCAACCGGGGCGTCCAAGTCCCCGGTATAAAGCGAGCTATCGGAGTAAGGTAGATCTTCGAAGGTGCTGGATGGATGCTCGGCCACCTTACCGCCCTGGCTCTGATGCACATAGAGGCCGATGCGCGACACGCGCCAGAGCATGCCTTGAGCTGAGCCCTTTTGTGACTGCAACTCGAAGCGGCAAGGCTGCAAGGTGCTGGTGAATGGCAGGCCCACCACCACCACAGATGCTGGAGAAGACAGCGTCAAAGCGCCGCCAGATACCACCTGATCACTCAACTGGATGCCATCGGCCAAGATACTTACCGTCTTGCCGTTCAAATGGTCCAGGCCAGTGATAGATGTTGTTGGCTCGCCGTCATACCGCACGGCGGAGTCTGCAAAGATCATGCGTTGATGGTCGGTGAAGTCGCGAGCAAAGACGCGAGGGTCTAGCCGCTCGATGGTGCGGATGCTGCCGCGTTTCACCGCCAGCCAGACTTCATCGGCCACGGTGCCATAGATCACCGCGACGGATTCCACCTCGCCATCCGTCTCATGCACGTGCCAGCCAAAGACATTTTGCTCAACTTCCAAAGTCATCCCCAGGAGCTTACCGCTATTGGTCACCGCCCAGAGGATGGAGTTAGGGTTGCTACCAAAGGCCAGTTGTTTGATCCCATCCAAGGAGATGTGTTCTGCCAGCACCGTCATATCCGCTGTCGTCCACGGCTCGTTGTTGGAGCGTTGGGAAATGCGCCGGACCTTGCGGCCTCCGCGCTGCACAAACACCACCACCTCATTAGCCATGATGGCCGCCACTGAAGAGCTGCCAAATCGGCTCTGGCGCTGGAAGTCAAAGTTGGTTGGCGTGATGGCCTTGCCCTGGCCCGATACTGTCCATTCATCCCCGCCGGTGCCGATGACCATATCGGCCCCCTGGGAGATCATCCACTGGATAGGGTTCAACTCATCGGCCAGCGGAGTCCAGGAGGCAGAACCATCATCCAGAGATGTCCGGCGAAAGTTCTCAATGTCGCCGCTCACACTGCCCCAGATGCGCATTGGAGCCTTAGCCGTGCCTGCAAACCACAGGCGGTTCTGGTGCATGGCAACTGCACTTGGAAATCCTTGATACTGACTCCATGCGCCCTCAGTCCACACGTAAGTTGGGCCTGTCGAAAGCAATGGCGTGATGACATCACATGCGGCATTCACACTCAGCCCTTCCGGTGTCAGGGTGCCGATGCCAGTAATCTTTACCAGCCCATTCATGCGTGCATCCGATGCCTCAAGCAGGAAGCGAGGAGCGGCAGCCGTCGAAGTCTCTGAGGATGTTCCGGCAATGATCCGCAACCGCAAGGTTTCGTCTCCGTCAGTCTGGCCTGAGGCTGAGATATTGCGGTCCATCTTGGAACGCCAGGAGCGCACGAAGTCCCAGCCTCCGGCAGCATTCAGACGTTCAAGATAGAGAGTGCTGTCCCACGAGCCATAGGTGAACACTTCCCAGCCACCATTGATGCGCAATCCCGAGGTATTGGCCCCCGAGATCGTGGTGTTAGCATCCACGCCATCATGAAGGAACACATCATCCCATGAGCCACCCACCACAGTCATGGTAAGATTGACCGCATGCGCACCGGTGCCTGGCTTGCGAGCGGTCACGGTTACATCGGTGCCTGAAACGGTCGCGGTAACATCGGCATGAGCCGCAGTGCTGCCAAAGTAAGCCGTGCCCGCTCCTGCGCCTGCATTGATCGCGGCGGCGAGGTTGGAAGCACTGACCCCCGCATTGGCTCCAATGTCCACGTGACCAGCCAGCGTAGGCGTTGCCACAAAGGTGTAGGTGCGGCTGCCAATCGTGACAGTTGCATTGGCTGTGGGATTGGTGGGGATACTCAGCACACCCGTAGCCGCCACCGGGGCAGAAGTGGACACGATCTCGACAAAGGCATTCTCGCGGCGGTGAGTCAGCTGCCAGTAAGATCCTACATGACCCGGACGGAAAAGAGGTCGATTTGCCGTGAGCTCCCGACCTGAGCCAGCAGTTTCGTTGTCGATCTGAATTGAGGTCTGGAAAGGACTGGGGTTATTGAGAGCCTCAATGCGAGCGATGTCTTGCCCCGCTGGCAATGTGTAATCAAAGCTGTTTGTCACCCACCGGAATTCTGTTTCCACAGCCAGCACATCCGTGACTTGGATGTTATGACTGATGGTCGGGTCAAATGTCGCATACTCTGACCATGCGCCAGACCCTGGCGTTTCCCGGTATTCAAGGGCCATGCGTGTAGCTCCAGGTGCGTTCAGTTGCAATGAATCCAGCCCAGGAGCTTGATAGTTGAGAGTATATCGAAACGATCCGGCAGGGATAGTGACAGGCTCGGGAGCCGCACCTGTAGCAATCGGATAATCCGACAAATACATACGGGCAGGATTATTGCCCATACGAAACGAGCCCTCAAAGTAAGGCCCTTGGTAGTGGAAAGCGAAAGTTTGCGTAGCGCTCTCCCCTGGCGGAGATGGGGTAACGACCGGGATGGGGTGAATGGTAGGCAATGATCCATACCAAGTCACATCAACGATAGGCCTCCATCGATATGGACCAGGAGGCACGCCACCTCCATTAACGATGAACAACCGAGTAACCACCAAGCGTTTCATTTCCCCGTCGTTAGGGGGCGGCGTGCCCACGATTGTGACTGTGGGATCAATACCACTACTGGGGATGAAAGTCTTCTGCCTCCAAGCGTAGGGCCGCCAGTCATAATCGCTGACGATATCGAAGTTATCTGGCAATGCTTGATCCCCTGGATTCTCGTCCAACAACGGAGGAAATCGCCAGTCGATCACCTGGATGCGCCAGTCATTATCCGAATACCGGATCAGCTTGCGAGGCTCATAACCTGGATGCGTGAGATAGACCACATCGTTGACTTGGCACATCTGCACATCAGGAAGGTCATCCGCCCCGTAAGGCAAGAATACAGGCTGAAGCAGAGATACCAGCGCCCCATTCTGCCACACTCGCAAACCGAACTCGGAAAGCTCCAGCATGGCAACTGTCGAAGAGCTGAACTGGAAGGAACGCAGATTGGATGGCGTGTCATTGCTGGCAGCCATGCCAATGAACTCCATGCCAGGGCGTCGGAAGGTTGGGCCGTGGGCATGGATCACAAAGTTGCGAAGCTGCCGACAGCCAGAGGCAACTTTCTCCACACCGAAGCGGGAGCCCATAAGCTGGCTGATTTCGCCCGCATTAAAGCTGGGGATATGAATGTGCGCGGTGGACATGATTAGGGACGGAACGGCCCACCATGACGGCGAGCACGCAGGGCTAAGGAGTTGAAGGGGAGCAGGCCTTTGCGGCGACGGCCTTCATTGGCATCCACACGACGGGCCAGTGGTGCCGTTACATTTTGGTAGGCTGTCAGCAGGTCGCTCGTCTTGTTCGTAGTGCCTCGAATGGTTTCAGAAAGAGCCACCGCCAGCTTGAGGGCGAAGGCTTGAGCAAAGAGAGAATCAGTCAGTGCCTCGTCAGATTCGAGATCACGGATGTAAACAAGCCGAAGCGTCGAAGCATTCGTGAGCAGCTTGCGACCCTCGACAACCCACTCTTCAGAGATCCAGTCGCCAGCCTCGGAATCATTCACCTCCAGCACGCGCAGGCAGTCCTCAGGCAAATCAAATTGATAGGACCAACCGAATTTCGGAACCTTCACAAATTCCCCATCTTCAGTCAAACCTGTCTCGGTAAAAACCGCCTCATCCAGGATAAAGGCGGTGCTGTCCGCCACCGTGACCGACCACGATCCATTCAGACCTTTTTGGGACGTGTTGTTACGAATGTGGATGCGATCTCCTGTGGCTAAGCCATGAGGTGAGCCTTGATCCACTTGGATGCCGCCACTGTCATCACTGAAGCCATCCAAGTCCATCCACACGAGGCTGGCATTGTGGCGTTTCACCGCAAAGTTCCAACGGTGAGAACGAAGCACCTCTTTAAGCACAGGCTCATAATGCAGATCACAAGCCCGAGCTGATGCGTTGGCATCCCCGATAGCTGCAATCCTTGCCTGCCCTAGATGGGCAAGTGCCACATTGCAGAGTTCGAGCTGTGTCATGGCCTGGAAAGAAAAAGCGCGGCCCCTTTGGCGGGAGAGCCGCAAAACCCGTTTTCCACACTCCGACCAAGGAGCGTTAGCGACCGCGCTTGTAAGCGAGGACGAAGATCACGTTCACGCCCGCCGTGGGGGATGTGGAGGTCACCACGGTGGCGAACACCTCGGCATTGCCACTGCCCGAGTCAGGGACCAGCGGCGTTTGAGCCAACCACGCGGGCATGGTATGAGCGGCGGCACAGAACTCCACCTTACCCGCGGTCGTCAGCGCCACGCCGTCGCCCCAGCCATCGGGATTGTCTGCTGTGCCCACATCAACCGTAAAGGCGGTGCCAGGATCGGCGTCACAGATGATGCTGGAGAGGTGAGGCAGCGGGATCACATCCTTGGGCAGGACACACAGTTTGATGATATCAGCAGCCGCTTCGTCCGTGCCACCCGTGAGAGTGTAAGGGATGATTGCAAACTCGACATCACCGCTGGCGATGTTTGGGGGAGCCAGACGGGAGGTATTGGCGCGGTCCTTTTTCTGGAGCGCGAAAATGGGGGTTTCGAAGGTGACAGGCATAATCTTGGATGCTTAAAGGGTTCAGGAACTCAGGGGTTCAGGGTTATTCCGTGCACTCGATCACCACCACACCCTCGTCATAGACGCGAGTAGCGCCGAGATCGTATTTGGAGCGGATCTGGACCGACTCAGAGAGGTCATGGCGGATAGCCATATTGGAAGACATCGCGCCCTTGGTTCGCTTGATGGAGCCTTTCACCCAGGCAACGCAAGTGCGAGTCGTGCTTACCTTACGCAGCTTGGTGGACTTGATGAACTTGAAGCCCATGAAGGTGTCAATCTGACCAGACACCAGAGCTTTCACGCTGTTGTAGTCCGCCGACTTCACCTCAGTGGTGTTCAGCAGGTTGGTAAGCTGCTTGGGAGACACCACCATCACACGAGGAGCACCGTCTTCCAGCTCGCCGTCTTCAATGATCTCGTTGGCTTGGATCAACTTGGCCAGGGTAAGGCCAGTGCTGCCGTGCACAATCACCTGAGAGGAAGGCAGGCTGAATGGAGTTGTGCCCAGTTCACCCGTCATCACCGGATCAATCGCCGCCGTCCATGCAATGATGTCCTTATCGCGGTTGTAGGCGTTGCCGTGGCTGATGACATAATCACTGGTGGGAAGAACCAGCTTGCCAAGGTTTTTGGCGTCGGTGTCGTCCACGAGGTTAGTCACAGAGAAGTTCCGGCGTTGTGCCCAACGGTTGTCAGAGTTCGGATTCGAGATCTGCGTGGGCTGGTTACGCTCTGTGCGCTCGGAGCTTTCTTGGGCACCGAGGCGGTCGTAGCGTTTACGTTCGCCAGAGAAGTCTTCATCGATCACGAAGTCATCGAGTCGGGCTTTGGTCTGCTGGCACCGATGAATCCAGTTCGTGCTGAACTCAGTGGTAAAATGTGCGGGAATATGATCAGGCATAAAGGAGAGAATTGAAGTGAATCAAGGTTCTCGGGCGGCTCGGTAGTCAGCGTGAGCTGGCCTCGCTTAACGAGTAGTCCGCCGCTTGCGGTAGTCCTTTCGGGCCTCTGCGACTTAAGACCCTCTGTTGATCTCGCTGAAAAAGTTCAAGCGGAAATTCTGCGCGGCTTCATTCCCTTGCGCTGGCGTCTCTCACCATACTCCCCTGGCCTTGGCTCAGCGGCTGAAGAGAACTTGAACAGTCCCGCCCGGTGAGCTTCGGCCATGTGTCGGAGTGCATCGGCTGGGTGGCTTGCCCAGTCATGCACAGGCTCTGCCTTCGTGAGAGCTCCCGCGCCCTCCTTGTGCTGGCGATAGGCGGCGAGTGCTTCTAGTCCCTTCTCGACGGCGGGAGTGTTCCGCCAGGAGATGCTCGGCATCATCTCAATCGCGTGATTGATCCCGATCCACACCGATGCCGTTCGTGGCACACACACAAGGTTAGACAGTCCAGCCGTCCGCAGCTCCGAGGCAAAGTTAGAGCCGCTTCGTTCTGTCTGAAGTGCATCGTGTGGCAGGTAGTGCTTACCAAGGTTGTAGCCCTTAGCCAGGAGCATGGCGACAAGCTCAGTTAGCGTTCCTTCGAAGCCCGCGACATAATCAATGATGCGGATCTCACGCCCGACCACCTGCCAAAACCAAATGGCTGTATGACGTGGGGAGCCAAGATCCCAAGACGTATTCACCAAGGCATCTCCAGCCACAGGCATGGAGCAGATACGGCCCTCAGTCCGAGCCCGATCCAGAGAGGGTGCGTAGATGGCACCTTCAATCGGCGCTCTCCAGCACTCATCAAGAAAGGTGGGGTTCTCGCGCATCATAAAGATGCCCTGCGTCCGTCTCTCCTGTGCCCACCACCGCCGCTGCTCGTCGCTCAGGTGGATTCCATCACGTTCCAGCCGCTCTTGAATGTCATGGAAATACTTGAGGCTTTGCGCGTCATGGGAGGCATGAGGGGCCACGTTGCGCGGATCTTGCCACCAGGGGGAGAAATCAACCTGCCAGTCATCGGCAGTGCCTTTCAACGTCGGCTCAATGAGCTCGTAAACCTTGCCACCCTTACCACCCTTCCAGGTCGTCTCTCCAACTATCACACCGTGGCGAGCCGATGGCAGCGCTCCTGTTACGATTTCCTCGGCCCGCTTCGGATCATCGAACTGAATAACCGCCACCTCAGACAGCCAGAGGAAATCATTGGAGCCACCACGGGCCTTTGTGCCAGCATAGAAGGTGGATGGTGCGCTCTGTTCTGGATCTTCCGCATCAATTGTGAGCTCGGAGTCGTTATCCTTCAGCTTTCGCAAAGGCATGATCTCCAGCGCGGCGTTGACCGCCACCTTCACAATGCCAGTCATCTTCTTGGTGGCATCCTCACCTGTCTGATCGATCAGCGTCGCGGTGAAGCTTTGGCGGAAACAGAGACAGTCAGCAATGAAGACACCAATGGTGGTGGACCAGCCCAAGCGCCGAGCCTTGAGCTTCATCTTCTTCTGAACCTTCTGCCAGCCCGGTGACTTCGCTTTCACGGCGTCCACTGCGTCGATAAGCTCACGCAGGAGAACCTGTTGTTCGGGCCGTGGTTCAAAAGGGATTACACCCCGACCATCCGCAGTCTTGATCTTGTAGAGCTTGCCTGATGTGAGCCGCCAGAAAGGATCTTCCAGCAGAGCCAATTCACCCACGGTTAATGCGTCGGCTGTCATTTTCGTAGGCGCTTGAGCAGTTCAGCCATGGCATCATTGCCCTTCGCCTCACTGCCCTCTCCGGCGAGATCGTTGTCAATCTTAATCATCGCAGCCTTAGATGGGAACAAAGCAACAGGCCCCATCTTCGTCATCACCAGCTCACAGTCTGGATTGTCCATCCTGGCATCAGATGGCTTAGCTCGACATATACGGGCAGCCATAAGCCTCTTCTCAAGGATCGAGAGCACCGTTCCCTCTGCTCTCTCCTTGGCTTTCTCGTCAACCTGAGACTTAATCCAGGCAATCCTGAGGGCCACCTGAGGAGATCGAGCGAGCGCAGGCCCTTCCGTCTCAATGGTCGCTGCAGAAGCTTTGTTACTCGCGATGCACTGCCGATAAGCCTCAGCAGCGGACACTTCTCCTTGGGCTAAGAGCAGCGCAAACCGCTCATGCTTGGGATTGGATAGAGGCTGGCTTCCGTCGGTCACACATCACGAGGCTAACCACCTGAGGGAAAGTCAAGGCTTACCTAGCAAAGGTCGTCTAGTCCTAAATCTGTCACCATCTATCCTCTTTCCTCCAGCTAGCCACATGCTTGGGATCGATATCTTTTCCCATCGTTTACCGTTCCAAGCTTGATCTCCAGCGAGAGGAAGTTCATCTTTTTCCAGCTCTCGCCACGGCGATGGATGAGCAGGCATGTCGTTAGAGTTGTCAGTATTTTGCATGTGCATTTCTGTCTCGCAGCAACACGGGGTTATAGGGGTATCCGCAAACCCTGAGTCAAGCTGAATCCTTCGCTAGCTCAGGGAATCCGAGTTTCTTTGCCGCCCCCTTGCACCGTGTGCATCGTCTCGTCTCTTCGGCTGGGTGCCACATGGAGCCAAGCGGAATGCGGGCGCTGCAAAGGGCGACGCCGTCAGGTCCGACCAAGTGAGCCCAGTCATGGTGCAGACTGCGCATCCATTGGGGCGGGGTAGGTTTAGCCTCTTCAACTGCAACACTTTTTGCAACGCCCTTAGCTGCCCGAAACCTCCATGATCTAAGGGTTGCGGGCTTAATTCCGAAGCGAGTAGCAACCTTAGAAAGCGCAACGCTCGGATTGCGTTTAATGTATCGCAAGCAGCGGGTTTTGAGGGGTAAGCTCATGCCGCCATCTTCTCTTGAGGTTTCACTGAAGGGGTGATGAATGCGACGGCATCCCGGTCCTTTGGCTCTTTCGGCTCGTCAAAGTCAGAGAGTCCAAGGTGATCAAGAACCCCGTCTGTGAGCTTGTGAATCAAACGCTGCTGTGATTCGTCCAGATCGGACACGGTTTTCCTTGTGAGGCAACGCGCGAAGTATTCAGCGAGGTTGCAGCGTGACACGGTATTGCATCGAAAGCTCAAATCATGGGCAATGGCACGCCGGACAGCAGACACGGCCAAAAGCTCAGCTTGGGGAAGCGAGTGGCCAAGTAACCGGGAAAGGTCATAAGCCTGTCGGTGAATAGCCAATATGTCACTGTCCTCAAGACGAGGAGCGCGGGTGACTTCAGGGATTGCCGCCTGCCAAGCTGCCCGGGCCGCTCTAGCGGCGTCTGTAGTGTATCGGCCTGCGGAGTCCTGATAAAGCAGCCCGCGGCCCTCAGAACGCCACCAGCACTCAAATGCTTGGCGGTGATTAGCGGTCACAGGCGTTCCAGACTTTGGCTTTATCTGCATCGGAGCGTCTTGCTTCTGGCGGAGGGCACGTTTGGGGGAGAAGAGAGGCTGCCCCTTCCGGCGTCCCCAGCGGACAAATAGGGCAACGGTCCCTTCATCCATGTGAACCACCAGGGGCGCAGTGTCGCCAGGGCCTCCAGGGTTTTCCTTGGCCCATGCTTGCGCGAACTCATAGAGGATCTGGCAGAGTTCGGCATTCGTGGAATCCATGCATTCAGAAAGCTGGGTCATGTTGCGCTCTTTAGCGTAGCTGTGGGGCTCGCCCGCCTGCATCCAGGCTTTCACTGTCTTGTTGATCGTGCTCGTTTTCATTGGTCGCGTGTGGGTGTGGGAAATTGATTTTATGATTCTTCAGTTCGGTGGTTATCCAACTCGGCTATGAAGAAGCGTGCCCCGTCAAAGGCGCAGTCGATCACATCTCCAGCCGCAAAGCCGCGAGCCAGTTGCACGATGAGCTTTCGTCGATTCCTGATGATCTCATCTTGGGTGTCCATTTCTGAGGAACTGGATCCGAATTTGACTGTGCCTCTCCTTTTCTCAGCTCGGACATGGACAAGCTTCAGCCACGCTTCGCAATCCATCCCCAGAGCCTTCGATTCTCGCACTGCTCCATCTTCGTTTTCCTGGGCAACTACAAGGCAGGCAATGCCAAGTGTTTTGGTTGCATCACTAAGGCATCCTGAGATGTGAGCGAGCTCACGCTCCCGGTTCCCATGGCTGGCGCGAGTTCGAAGTTTGCCGATCAAATCCACAACAAACAGAACTGTTCCAGACCTTGCCTCTAGGCGCATGTCGGCTACCACATCCTCAACATACTTTCCCGCTGCGTTGTCAATGATGATGAAATCTCCAATGCTATTCTTCAAAGCCGTGATCGCGCGGGAATACTCGTTTTGTTGCTTCCTGTTCACGAATCCATGACGCTCCACCGTGCCGTC
Proteins encoded:
- a CDS encoding phage capsid protein is translated as MPDHIPAHFTTEFSTNWIHRCQQTKARLDDFVIDEDFSGERKRYDRLGAQESSERTERNQPTQISNPNSDNRWAQRRNFSVTNLVDDTDAKNLGKLVLPTSDYVISHGNAYNRDKDIIAWTAAIDPVMTGELGTTPFSLPSSQVIVHGSTGLTLAKLIQANEIIEDGELEDGAPRVMVVSPKQLTNLLNTTEVKSADYNSVKALVSGQIDTFMGFKFIKSTKLRKVSTTRTCVAWVKGSIKRTKGAMSSNMAIRHDLSESVQIRSKYDLGATRVYDEGVVVIECTE